The Actinomycetota bacterium genome includes a region encoding these proteins:
- a CDS encoding glycosyltransferase yields MKILHVATGMNPASGGPVRAVAGLTETLALHNLQVDLFAPKGPDDFAELIKPQGVRLRVFEQGVLARWWPGFSAEMAHSLGQEVSSYDLIHIHEMWSHPHYAAYRAARSASKPYVVSIHGCLQPWAINHKALKKAVYSTVIQRRILGQAAGLHALTQEEAKHIRAYGIDNEIMVIPNGIHPADYEVLPVRKDLDRAYPQLVGRRVALFIGRLHQVKGLDILAEAFGRVARDQKDLSLLVVGPDDGGQKDKVMKTLDSYGVLDQAIFTGMLTGQAKLTVLGGADIFVLPSYSEGFSVAILEALASGLPVIITRQCNFPEILSANAGIVIEPEPSQLAVALEKLFSSESLRKEMGDNGRRLISRQFGWNKIAAQMRTLYDSVLSK; encoded by the coding sequence ATGAAGATTCTACATGTAGCCACCGGTATGAATCCGGCATCGGGTGGACCCGTGAGAGCGGTGGCTGGGTTGACCGAGACCCTGGCGTTACACAATCTGCAAGTTGACCTATTTGCTCCAAAAGGCCCCGATGACTTTGCGGAACTGATCAAACCCCAAGGAGTCAGGTTGCGAGTCTTTGAACAAGGAGTGCTAGCTCGCTGGTGGCCGGGGTTTTCGGCAGAAATGGCTCATTCACTTGGCCAAGAAGTCAGTAGCTACGACTTGATCCACATACACGAAATGTGGAGTCATCCACACTATGCAGCTTACCGGGCGGCTAGGTCTGCGAGCAAGCCGTATGTAGTGTCTATTCACGGGTGCCTGCAGCCCTGGGCAATCAATCATAAGGCCTTGAAGAAGGCGGTCTATTCAACAGTCATACAGCGAAGAATCCTAGGACAGGCAGCAGGACTCCACGCTTTGACTCAAGAAGAGGCTAAACACATTAGGGCTTATGGCATCGACAATGAGATTATGGTGATTCCGAATGGGATACACCCTGCGGACTACGAAGTGCTGCCTGTGCGAAAAGATCTCGACCGGGCTTATCCTCAGCTTGTCGGTAGGCGGGTTGCTCTGTTTATAGGTCGCCTACATCAAGTCAAAGGACTCGATATACTGGCGGAAGCGTTTGGGCGGGTAGCAAGAGACCAGAAGGACCTGAGTCTCTTAGTGGTTGGTCCAGATGATGGCGGCCAGAAGGACAAAGTAATGAAAACACTTGATTCTTACGGGGTGTTGGATCAAGCGATATTCACGGGAATGCTTACCGGCCAGGCGAAGCTAACGGTCTTGGGTGGAGCAGACATTTTTGTCCTTCCGTCGTACTCTGAGGGCTTCAGTGTGGCGATTTTGGAGGCACTTGCATCCGGACTGCCCGTAATCATTACGCGACAGTGTAATTTTCCTGAGATTCTGAGTGCTAATGCTGGAATAGTGATCGAGCCTGAACCAAGCCAATTGGCGGTCGCTCTGGAGAAGCTATTTAGCAGCGAGAGTTTGCGAAAAGAAATGGGCGACAACGGGAGGCGACTCATCTCCCGACAATTCGGCTGGAACAAAATTGCAGCACAGATGCGCACTTTGTACGACTCCGTTTTATCCAAATAA
- a CDS encoding glycosyltransferase, with product MAKYLGAYGWKPIILTAVLPGPPDKQFCVRQTPYPGDATATFKRRIMMNPNRGFQDQVGVETTARKQGSSLLGHLTTLVRSAVAYPDDQKDWYKFAVEAGRDLVHEEGIDAIISSSSPVTSHLIAKQLKKECTLPWIADLRDLWTQNHYYPYGDLRRSFERRLEITTLGAADGLVTVSEPLARSLRELHPRASVFSIPNGFDDDEVRCSPLTDQFTITYTGVLYQGMRDPEPFLIALRNLISAGTMDPRVTRIRFLGPPQEWLEQEIQRYNLSGVVHQHGVLSRDNALEMQRESQVLLLLNWNHPAEAGVYTGKVFEYLAARRPIIAVGGPRSVVTELMQETGAGVHASSVEEIERALLGYYSEHESSGRVGYGGSPEQLSRYSHSEMARRFARVLDEVTSQSKTQVMHDPRLET from the coding sequence TTGGCTAAGTATCTTGGGGCTTACGGCTGGAAGCCGATTATACTGACGGCTGTATTGCCGGGACCGCCTGACAAGCAGTTTTGTGTTCGACAGACCCCATACCCAGGTGATGCAACCGCTACTTTCAAGCGACGAATCATGATGAATCCCAATCGAGGTTTTCAGGACCAGGTAGGGGTTGAGACTACGGCTCGAAAACAGGGGTCTTCACTGCTGGGGCACCTCACAACGCTTGTTCGAAGCGCGGTTGCGTATCCTGATGACCAGAAGGACTGGTACAAGTTTGCAGTCGAGGCTGGGCGTGACTTGGTCCATGAAGAGGGCATCGATGCAATTATCAGCAGCTCAAGTCCTGTCACAAGTCACCTCATCGCGAAGCAACTTAAGAAGGAATGCACACTCCCGTGGATTGCTGATTTACGTGATTTGTGGACCCAAAATCATTACTACCCCTACGGCGACCTCAGAAGATCATTTGAGAGAAGGCTCGAGATTACGACTTTGGGTGCGGCAGACGGCTTGGTCACGGTTTCCGAGCCCCTGGCTCGCTCACTTCGCGAATTGCATCCAAGAGCTTCAGTGTTCTCGATACCAAACGGCTTCGATGATGATGAGGTCCGTTGCTCACCGTTAACAGACCAGTTCACGATTACATACACCGGGGTTTTGTATCAAGGAATGCGGGATCCAGAGCCGTTTTTGATTGCATTGCGCAACTTGATCAGTGCTGGAACTATGGATCCGCGTGTCACGAGAATCAGATTTCTTGGTCCGCCACAAGAATGGCTCGAACAGGAGATACAAAGATATAACTTGAGTGGTGTTGTGCATCAACATGGCGTGCTTTCTCGAGACAATGCATTGGAAATGCAAAGAGAATCGCAGGTCTTGCTGCTCTTGAATTGGAATCACCCTGCCGAAGCAGGAGTTTACACGGGGAAGGTCTTCGAGTATCTAGCTGCGAGGAGGCCTATCATCGCTGTTGGTGGCCCGAGAAGCGTTGTCACAGAGCTGATGCAAGAAACAGGTGCCGGTGTTCATGCTTCCAGCGTGGAAGAAATTGAAAGAGCCCTCCTAGGCTATTATTCGGAGCACGAAAGCAGTGGCCGAGTTGGCTATGGCGGTAGCCCTGAGCAACTAAGCAGGTACAGCCATAGCGAAATGGCTAGAAGGTTTGCTCGAGTTCTAGACGAGGTGACTTCACAGTCCAAAACCCAAGTCATGCATGACCCAAGGCTGGAAACATGA
- a CDS encoding glycosyltransferase, producing the protein MKNIAWLGAAIPGRGGPFVHVSHWAKHIDKSKYRVTLIFSSPEEIRSRVKDLSGFGIEVIFMPELSDLKTLYLPSVFKLSKLLREREIELLHTVLTRSDVLGPLAAKIAGVPHVVSSIEGKLISSHGIPSRWRRVAYRLGYRYSKQQIDRFIAISSKTKTDHCREFRINPDKIVVVHNGVEPDRFDYKQCLAASQQRCNSNAHVLGYFGVLGRHKGVDTIIEALPLILERYPNTSLLLVGEGNDTPLFQQRVRELKLEDNVVFSPWRQEVSGIMEAFDVFILPSQAEGMPWAVLEAMASAKPVIATAVGGIPEAVVDGETGILLSNSKPETIARAVLSMLDSPERMLQMGCAGRRRIEDCFTVSIEMRKIEALYDSLTEDREDFLQGPR; encoded by the coding sequence GTGAAGAATATTGCCTGGCTTGGTGCTGCAATTCCTGGGCGGGGTGGTCCTTTTGTTCATGTTTCGCATTGGGCCAAACACATAGACAAGAGTAAGTACAGAGTCACCCTAATCTTTTCAAGCCCTGAAGAAATTCGAAGTCGAGTCAAGGACTTGAGTGGATTCGGCATCGAGGTGATCTTCATGCCCGAGTTGTCCGATTTGAAAACACTTTATCTCCCGTCAGTCTTCAAGTTGTCGAAGCTGCTCAGAGAAAGAGAGATAGAGTTACTGCACACAGTCTTGACTCGGAGTGATGTTCTGGGACCACTAGCCGCCAAGATAGCTGGTGTGCCACATGTAGTCTCCTCTATTGAGGGTAAACTAATCTCTTCTCATGGCATACCTTCGAGGTGGAGGCGGGTCGCCTACCGTCTTGGGTACCGCTATTCGAAGCAACAGATAGATAGGTTTATTGCCATCTCAAGTAAAACAAAGACTGATCACTGTCGTGAATTTAGGATCAATCCCGACAAGATCGTGGTTGTCCACAATGGCGTTGAGCCTGATAGATTCGACTACAAGCAATGCTTGGCCGCCTCACAGCAGCGATGCAACTCTAATGCCCATGTGTTGGGTTATTTTGGCGTGCTGGGTCGACATAAAGGAGTTGACACCATAATCGAGGCTTTACCTTTGATTTTGGAGCGATATCCCAATACAAGTCTTCTGCTGGTCGGCGAAGGGAACGATACACCACTGTTTCAACAAAGAGTCAGGGAATTGAAGCTAGAGGATAACGTCGTATTCTCACCTTGGCGGCAAGAGGTATCTGGGATAATGGAAGCCTTTGATGTCTTTATATTGCCCTCTCAAGCCGAAGGCATGCCATGGGCCGTCCTTGAGGCAATGGCTAGCGCAAAGCCCGTAATCGCCACTGCGGTCGGGGGGATACCGGAGGCTGTGGTTGATGGGGAAACAGGAATACTGTTGTCAAACTCGAAGCCAGAGACGATTGCCCGCGCAGTGCTTTCTATGCTTGACTCACCTGAGCGTATGCTTCAGATGGGATGCGCAGGAAGACGGCGCATAGAAGATTGCTTTACGGTGTCGATTGAAATGCGAAAGATCGAGGCCCTATATGACTCGTTGACCGAAGACAGGGAGGATTTCTTGCAGGGTCCCCGATGA